One part of the Ursus arctos isolate Adak ecotype North America unplaced genomic scaffold, UrsArc2.0 scaffold_14, whole genome shotgun sequence genome encodes these proteins:
- the SGTA gene encoding small glutamine-rich tetratricopeptide repeat-containing protein alpha: protein MDNKKRLAYAIIRFLHDQLRHGGLSSDAQESLEVAIQCLETAFGVTVEDRDLALPQTLPEIFEAAAVGKEAPQDLRSPEQAPPSEEDSAEAERLKTEGNEQMKVENFEAAVHFYGKAIELNPANAVYFCNRAAAYSKLGNYTGAVQDCERAICIDPSYSKAYGRMGLALSSLNKHTEAVAYYKKALELDPDNETYKSNLKIAELKLRETPSPTGGVGSFDIAGLLNNPSFMSMASNLMNNPQVQQLMSGMISGGHNPLGTPGTSPSQNDLASLIQAGQQFAQQMQQQNPELIEQLRSQIRSRTPSASNDDQQE, encoded by the exons ATGGATAACAAGAAGCGCCTGGCCTACGCCATCATCCGGTTCCTGCACGACCAGCTCCGGCATGGGGGGCTCTCATCCGACGCCCAGGAGAGCTTGGAAG TTGCAATCCAGTGCCTGGAGACTGCTTTTGGGGTGACTGTGGAAGACCGCGACCTCGCTCTCCCTCAGACTCTTCCGGAAATATTTGAAGCGGCTGCTGTGGGCAAG GAGGCGCCGCAGGACCTAAGGAGCCCCGAGCAGGCTCCGCCTTCAGAGGAGGACTCGGCTGAGGCGGAGCGCCTCAAAACTGAAG gaAACGAGCAGATGAAAGTAGAGAACTTTGAAGCTGCCGTGCACTTCTATGGGAAAGCCATCGAGCTGAACCCGGCCAACGCGGTCTATTTCTGTAACAG AGCCGCGGCCTACAGCAAACTCGGGAACTACACTGGGGCTGTGCAGGACTGTGAGCGAGCCATCTGCATAGACCCGTCCTACAGCAAAGCCTATGGCAGGATGGG CCTCGCGCTCTCCAGTTTGAACAAGCACACTGAAGCCGTGGCCTACTACAAAAAGGCCTTGGAGCTGGATCCTGATAACGAGACCTATAAGTCGAACCTCAAGATAGCCGAGCTGAAGTTGAGAGAGACGCCGAGTCCC ACAGGAGGTGTCGGCAGCTTTGACATCGCCGGCCTGCTCAACAACCCCAGCTTCATGAGCATG GCATCAAACCTAATGAACAATCCCCAAGTTCAGCAGCT CATGTCCGGGATGATTTCGGGCGGCCACAACCCCCTGGGGACTCCCGGCACCAGCCCCTCACAGAACGACCTGGCCAGTCTCATCCAGGC TGGCCAGCAGTTTGCCCAGCAGATGCAGCAGCAGAACCCAGAGTTGATAGAACAGCTCCGAAGTCAGATCCGAAGTCGGACCCCCAGTGCCAGCAATGACGACCAGCAGGAGTGA